One window from the genome of Thermoplasmata archaeon encodes:
- a CDS encoding S8 family serine peptidase, which produces MGEATPQRVLSERIPRLPPDFYRGRNRAHRAAVLAVILVLGSFAVIAETHLVNLGTVFGPHVARSEWAFAMTGARDLNSMGLTGKGVTVCIVDSGIDMLHPDFAHLRLVGWKDFVNLRPDPYDDEGHGTAMAGLIAANGSLRGIAPDAALLVAKAINNTGFGSSRVVADGIRFCVDPFGDGTRGADIISVSLGSSAPLFVGTEVSVAAQWALDRGVIVVAAAGNDGGPFDDGDVEIPANVPLALAVGAVDASGRVASFSSASFVGNRTDPNLKPEVTAPGVQIISTAPGAHYVTLTGTSPSTAVAAGIVALLLQAHPELRPAGSTANVLALKWALARSAVAAPGQVIPHDPWYGYGVIDGKRALGYL; this is translated from the coding sequence GTGGGCGAAGCGACTCCTCAACGGGTCCTCTCCGAACGAATTCCCAGGCTGCCGCCGGACTTCTACCGCGGCCGAAACCGGGCCCATCGGGCTGCGGTCCTCGCGGTCATCCTCGTCCTGGGCTCGTTCGCGGTCATCGCGGAAACCCATCTCGTGAACCTCGGCACCGTCTTCGGCCCTCACGTCGCGCGATCCGAATGGGCGTTCGCGATGACGGGAGCACGAGATCTCAATTCGATGGGGCTGACCGGGAAAGGCGTCACGGTCTGCATCGTGGACAGCGGGATCGATATGCTCCACCCGGACTTTGCCCATCTTCGACTCGTCGGGTGGAAGGATTTCGTCAACCTGCGCCCCGACCCGTACGATGACGAGGGACATGGCACCGCGATGGCCGGACTCATCGCCGCGAACGGCAGCCTGAGAGGCATTGCACCGGATGCCGCTCTCCTTGTGGCGAAGGCAATCAACAACACCGGTTTCGGGAGTTCCCGTGTCGTTGCCGACGGCATCCGGTTTTGTGTGGACCCCTTCGGAGACGGGACCCGCGGCGCCGACATCATCTCGGTCTCCTTGGGCTCCTCCGCTCCGCTCTTCGTCGGGACCGAGGTCTCGGTCGCGGCCCAATGGGCCCTCGATCGCGGCGTGATCGTCGTGGCCGCGGCCGGGAACGATGGCGGGCCGTTCGACGACGGCGATGTGGAAATCCCGGCGAACGTCCCTCTGGCCCTCGCCGTCGGCGCAGTCGACGCGTCGGGACGCGTCGCGTCGTTTTCGTCTGCGAGTTTCGTCGGGAATCGGACGGATCCGAACCTGAAGCCCGAGGTGACAGCGCCCGGGGTCCAAATCATCTCGACCGCACCGGGCGCCCACTACGTAACCTTGACCGGAACGAGCCCCTCGACGGCGGTCGCGGCGGGGATCGTCGCGCTCCTCCTTCAAGCCCACCCCGAGCTCCGCCCCGCCGGCTCCACCGCGAACGTCCTCGCACTCAAATGGGCTCTGGCGCGGTCGGCCGTCGCGGCACCGGGCCAAGTAATTCCTCATGACCCGTGGTACGGCTATGGAGTGATCGACGGGAAGCGGGCGCTGGGGTACCTCTAG